The following are encoded together in the Rhizoctonia solani chromosome 10, complete sequence genome:
- a CDS encoding Retrotransposable element Tf2 protein → MEPEPSPAALLEAITALTATVGSLQDQIRAQSQQITKLRAICKETADLLGDKDQGAPQTKPGPSTGPITPPTHTGGEVHTPGTVRPGLKAPFRPSRGTGYDSEEEEEPRRVPKKEPRGTPRSLSSLTPFDSGSSIKRPKMDLPDPYKGDSRGRKATQWLDCMLLWVALHQDQFNEEEQMVVWILYHMTDKAADWALPLIGAIIKEAFDNPDAKRAAARKIAALSQTTTTSKYVTEFCNLMAELDWNKEAYIAQFTQGLHWKVKELLSTKDSVPDELEAIFAASIKIDNIRRKNEENRPKKAPAKSPATVATSTTTTRVRLSKDPNYVTPEERDRRRASGLCVKCGQKGHGIKQCPNGWKATIKEVAKPLAPKLDVHVLDCKFVSLALDSNKKPLLFINLKLHNFPTEPLKTLIDSGATLNFISPSIVEKYKIPKTQLENPRVVRMLDGTISQTGCIWHQVQLAVSANGHSHTIPFLVCPIGNTPAILGMTWLTAEAPLIDWQPGLVTFPEQVQIASEEEADSDPLADLPPQYHEFAKVFGKEEFKVLPPHREYDISIDLVPDAKLTPGPIYGMTDAESKALKQHIDKELATGKIQPSTSSAGAPVMFIKKADGSLRLVVNYRKLNDVTHKNVYPLPRQDDLMAKLRHAKMFTKLDLRWGYNNVRIKEGDKWKTAFRTKYGLFEYLVMPFGLTNAPAAFQHFMNNLFRDLIDVTVVIYLDDILIFSESPEDHPTHLFCKLSKCHFHVTTVDYLGIVISPSGFSMDQKKVEAVTSWPQPRTVKQVQAFLGFVNYLQRFIPNFSSVARPLHNLTRKETPWSWGDLEEAAFQELKALVTKSLVLIHSNPGLPYYLETNASGVAMGAILSQRGSDNRLHPIAYMSKSFLGAEANYDTHDKELLAIIKALEEWRIFLEATDKPIQVFTDHRNLEYWMQAQTFNRRHARWRIFLSDFNFEIHYCPGKQSGKPDALFRWSDYIDAPQEPEIMLPAEVFANTSEEELEIVTEVRSKLREDPSLELIIQFLTEDADNAPPSIRKAYRDYDWEEELLWYRGKLVVPDSEPLKERILKEFHDSPLAGHPGQQRTLELISRSYWWPGMKSSAKEWVECCPTCQANRRACVPTIALKPLEVPPFPFHTISYNFITGFPKSNGHNAILVVIDSFSKFGHFIPTTKKVTAKGLADLFITHVWKSHGLPVKTVSDRGTTFTGKFLRALYQRLGIKPSFSSAYHPESDGQTERVNQFIEFYLRSYVAADHLDWASWLPLAEYAYNNAKHSATGKTPFELVYGRNPVMNPSNVPANVPEADNVADTLAQEWKEAESALRMTKERMAGIKGVTPEYSIGEKVWLDAKNVEIRSNSNKLDPRRLGPFKITKKSPAMRLLSKVHKSPSQPLPECPPPETIEGEEEYEVEQIIDSKRQRGKWFYLIKWKGYGPEDNLWEPEELLEHSQKEIKRFNQARLRKACDAAKSL, encoded by the exons atggaaccagagccgtcccctgccgctctcctcgaggctatcacagccctcacagccacagtcgggtccctgcaggaccaaatccgtgCCCAAAGCCAGCAAATCACCAAgcttagggccatatgcaaggaaacagcggacctccttggggataaagatcaaggagccccccaaaccaagcctggcccatcgactgggcctatcacccctcctacacATACAGGAGGGGAagtccacactccaggcacggttaggcctggactcaaggccccgttcCGCCCCTCTAGAGGAACGGGTTATGActctgaagaagaagaagaacccAGGAGAGTCCCAAAGAAGGAGCCTCGCGGAACGCCAAGGAGCCTAAGCTCTCTTACTCCCTTTGATTCAGGGTCCAGCATCAagcggcccaagatggatctCCCTGACCCATACAAGGGGGATTCCAGGGGGagaaaggcaacccagtggctagattGCATGCTACTTTGGGTTGCGCTTCATCAagaccaattcaatgaagaagagcagatggtcgtgtggatattataccacatgacagacaaggcggCCGACTGGGCACTCCCCCTCATTGGGGCTATTATCAAGG aggccTTTGACAACCCCGATGCCAAAAGAGCTGCtgccagaaaaattgcggcTCTCTCCCAAACTACCACAACCTCCAAGTATGTCACGGAGTtctgcaacctcatggcggaattagactggaacaaagAGGCCTATATTGCACagttcacgcaaggcctccactggaaagtcaaggaactgctatcaaccaaggatagtgTTCCCGATGAACTTGaggcaatttttgcggcctctattaaaattgacaacatccgccgcaaaaatgaggagaatcgcccaaaaaaggcaccagccaagtccccggccaccgtggccacctccactaccaccaccagggtccgcctatccaaggatcccaactacgtcaccccagaggaaagggaccgccgccgcgcgtctggcctttgcgtcaagtgcggccaaaaagggcatggcatcaaacaatgccctaatggttggaaagccacaatcaaggaagtggccaag cccctggcccctaaattagatgtgcatgtattggATTGCAAATTTGTATCTTTGGCTCTAGACTCGAATAAAAAGCCTCTCTTATTTATCAATCTCAAACTGCACAACTTCCCAACGGAACCTCTTAAAACTctcattgactcaggagccacattgaacttcatctccccctcgatcgtggaaaaatataaaataccaaaaacccagcttgaaaatccacgagttgtgagaatgttagatggtaccatatcccagactggttgcatttggcaccaggttcaacttgcggtctcggccaatggccactccCACActattcctttccttgtttgccccataggcaacacaccggctattctaggcatgacatggttaacagcagaagctcctttgattgattggcaaccGGGACTAGTCACCTTCCCTgagcaagttcaaattgcctccgaagaagaagcggactcAGACCCTTTAGCAGATCTCCCCCctcaataccatgagtttgctaaagtctttggcaaagaagaatttaaggtcctccctccacatagggagtatgacatctctatagaccttgtcccggACGCCAAACTGACCCCTGGCCCTATATACGGCATGACGGATGCAGAATCTAAGGCgttgaaacaacacattgacaaggaattggcCACAGGAAAGATCCAACCCAGTACTTCCTccgcaggcgccccggttaTGTTCatcaaaaaggcagatggctctCTCAGATTGGTAGTCAACTataggaagttgaatgatgTCACACAtaaaaacgtctacccgcttcccaggcaagatgacctcatggccaaattaaggcatgccaagatgttcaccaaactggatctacgctggggttataacaatgtccggatcaaggaaggggacaaatggaagacagctttCAGAACAAAGTACGGgttgtttgaatacctggtgatgccctttggccttaccaacgccccggccgcatttcaacactttatgaacaacctgttcagggatctgattgacgtcacagtggtgatttacctggatgatattctcattttctcagaaAGCCCAGaagaccatccaacccat ctCTTTTGCAAACTGTCAaaatgtcacttccacgtcactacaGTCGATtatcttggcattgttatatccccatcaggcttctccatggatcagaagaaggtaGAGGCAGTTACATCCTGGCCTCAACCcagaacggtcaaacaggtccaggctttcTTAGGCTTTGTTAACTACCTCCAacggttcatccccaatttcagttcagTAGCACGCCCTCTGCACAATCTtaccagaaaggaaaccccctggtcatggggcgaCCTAGAAGAAGCAGCATTTCAGGAGTTGAAGGCTCTTGTTACCAAGTCGCTGgttctcatccattccaacccaggaCTCCCCTATTACCTTGAAACCAACGCCTCAGGGGTTGCAATGGGAGCCATTCTTAGTCAGCGGGGCTCAGATAACCGACTACATCcaattgcctacatgtcaaaatcGTTCTTGGGGGcagaagccaactatgacacccatgataaaGAACTTctggctatcatcaaggcattggaagaatggaggattttcctagaagcaacggataaaccaatccaggtgttcacggatcatagaaacctggaatactggatgcaggcacaaacCTTTAACCGCAGACACGCGCGatggcgtatcttcctgagcgacttcaattttgagatccactattgcccaggaaagcagtcaggaaaaccagatgccttatTTAGATGGTCGGACTATATTGATGCACCCCAGGAACCGGAAATCATGCTACCTGccgaagtctttgccaacacttcagaagaagaactggaaatAGTCACGGAAGTACGCTCCAAATTAAGGGAAGACCCCTCCCTTGAGCTGATCATACAGTTCTTGACAGAAGAcgcggacaatgcacctccctcCATCCGGAAAGCCTATCGagactatgactgggaagaggagCTATtatggtaccgcggaaaattagttgtcccagactcggaACCCCTCAAGGAACGGATATTgaaggaattccatgactccccgctggcaggacacccaggacagcAAAGGACGCTTGAACTTATCAGCAGATCCTATTGGTGGCCCGGAATGAAATCctcagccaaagaatgggtcgaGTGTTGTCCGACTTGCCAAGCAAACCGCCGCGCCTGCGTACCTACCATTGCGCTAAAACCcttggaagttccccccttccctttccacacaatatcctacAATTTCATCACGGGATTCCCCAAATCTAATGGGCACAATGCAATTCTGGTGGTAATCGattccttctccaagtttggtcattttatcccaaccacaaagaagGTCACGGCCAAGGGACTAGCGGACCTATTCATTACCCACGTTTGGAAGTCACATGGACTGCCGGTCaaaacagtctcagaccGCGGGACAACGTTCACggggaaattcctaagagctctataccaacgccttgggatCAAGCCCTCATTCTCATCGGCCTACCATCCGGAGTCAGACggtcaaacagaaagggtcaatcaattcattgagttctacctgagATCATACGTAGCAGCAGACCATTTGGACTGGGCCTCCTGGTTGCCGTTAGCGGAATAcgcgtacaacaacgctaAACACTCCGCCACCGGGAAAACCCCGTTTGAGttggtttatggaagaaacccggTCATGAATCcttccaacgtcccagcaaacgtaccagaagctgACAACGTGGCTGATACCCTGGcacaggaatggaaggaagcagaatcCGCCCTGAGAATGACAAAAGAAAGGATGGCAGGAATCAAGGGAGTGACCCCGGAATATTCCATCGGAGAAAAAGTTTGGCTAGACGCTAAAAATGTGGAGATACGTTctaactccaacaaactggacccGAGACGCCTAGGTCCCTTCAAAATCAccaaaaaatctccagccatgc gGTTACTATCCAAAGTCCACAAGTCCCCTTCCCAACCACTTCCGGAATGCcctcctcctgaaacaatagaaggagaggaagaatacgaagtAGAGCAAATTATTGACTCTAAAAGACAACGtggaaagtggttctacctgatcaaatggaaaggatatggcccagaagacaacttgtgggaaccagaagaactgttggaacacagccaaaaagagatcaagcgcttcaaccaagctagactcagaaaggcttgtgacgccgccaagagcctttaa
- a CDS encoding Transposon Tf2-7 polyprotein, producing MFVRSRTLGQTPKTDNIWQSYAPFTRSVKGVQEFLGFINFYRRFIHNFSKLAQPLYQLLQKNIPWEWGERQEVSFKALKQALIESPVLIQPDPYKEFFLECDASDFATGAVLNQKGSDDKLHPVAFLSKSLAPAERNYDIFDKELLAVVRALKEWRHLLEGTVIPVKILTDHKNLEYFQTKRDLNQRQLRWMGFLADYNYRIVYRPGAQNRKADILSCHEDHKSAVKEGGETPVLISPELFIAAIQTDSDLNDLIRDALHDDKAVYKILKSLEEDIPVKGWKLDNGLLYYHDRIYVPNEPEIRKAILESRHDNPSTGHPGQFRTLDLLSRDYYWSGMKQSVTKYVQACNSCIRSKHSNRAPEGLLQNIDLPNKPWEEITYDLIVGLPTSEGYDAILTVVDQLSKMVHFIPTHSDATAVDVANLFVSFVWKLHGLPRKTILDQGPQFNAKFLRQVYKRLGIEPHFSTAYRPQVDGQSERLNQFVEIYLRHYINYRQTDWVASLPLAEFAYNNGKHSGSKHSPFYMCYGYNPDFTVGNTKESHVPQANDLADFLKEIQTEAKAALEIAARQNAQYYDLNRREATKLEVGDKVYLSSANIKTSRPSHKLEHKQLGPYKVLEKIGRNSYKLDLPKSMKVHPVFNIALLHKKPVDKYDRDPVPLPPVVTADGEEEYTVERILDSKKVGQQVKYLVKWKGYGPEDNTWEPKAHLANAPEKLAKFHREHPEAAGP from the exons atgtttgtgcgctccagaacgctgggtcaaactcccaaaacggacaacatttggcagagttatgccccatttact cgctctgtcaaaggggttcaagagtttttgggctttataaatttctataggcgcttcatacataacttctcaaaattggcacaacccttataccaactactccaaaagaatataccttgggagtggggtgaacgccaagaagtgtcttttaaagctcttaaacaggctctaattgaatcccctgtCTTAATCCAACCcgatccatacaaggagtttttccttgagtgtgacgcctctgattttgcaacgggcgctgtccttaatcaaaagggcagtgatgataaattacacccggttgcattcctatcaaaatccctagcgcctgctgaaagaaactatgatatctttgataaagagttactagcagtagtaagggctttaaaggaatggcgtcacctgctggaaggaacagtaatccctgtcaaaatactgacagaccataaaaatctggagtacttccagacaaaaagggatctgaaccaaaggcagttaaggtggatgggatttttggcagattacaactataggattgtgtataggccgggcgcacagaatagaaaagcagatattctctcTTGCCAtgaagaccacaagtctgcagttaaagaggggggtgaaacccctgtgctcataagcccagagctttttattgcagctattcaaacagatagtgaccttaatgatctaataagggacgctctgcatgatgataaagctgtatacaaaatccttaaatccttggaagaggacaTACCCGTTAAAGGATGGAAACTTGATAATGGCTTACTCTACTATCATGACCGGATTTATGTCCCtaatgagccagaaatcaggaaagccatcttagaaagcaggcatgataacccttccactgggcacccaggacagttcagaaccctagacctcctttcaagggattactactggtcagggatgaaacaatctgtaacaaaatatgtccaagcatgcaattcatgcatacgtagCAAACACTCCAACCgggctcctgaaggtctccttcaaaacatagatttacccaataagccctgggaggaaataacgtatgacttgattgtaggactccccacctcagaaggatatgatgcaatattaaCAGTAGTAGACCaattatccaaaatggttcattttataccaacgcactctgatgctactgctgttgatgttgcaaacctctttgtatcctttgtgtggaagttacatgggttacccaggaaaaccattTTGGACCAAGGCCCCCAATTTAATGCAAAATTCCTGAGACAAGTCTACAAGCGGttggggatagaaccacatttctccactgcatacagaccacaagttgatggacaaagtgaacgcttaaaccagtttgtggaaatTTACCTACGCCACTACATCAACtatagacaaacagactgggttgcatcactaccacttgcagaatttgcatacaataatgggaaacactcaggctccaaacactctcccttctacatgtgctatggttataatccagacttcacagttggaaataccaaggaaagccatgtcccccaagccaacgacctagcagacttcctgaaagaaatccaaactgaagcaaaagctgctttagaaattgctgcaagacaaaatgcgcaatactatgatttaaacagaagggaagcaaccaagctggaagttGGTGATAAAGTTTATTTGAGTAGtgccaacatcaaaacttcaaggccttcccatAAGCTAGAACATAAGCAATTGGGGCCCTAcaaggtcttggagaaaattggcaggaactcttataaactggatctccctaaatccatgaaagtccatcctgtcttcaacattgccctATTACACAAAAAGCCAGTAGACAAGTATGACCGTGATCCAGTCCCACTCcccccagttgtcacagctgatggagaagaggaatatactgttgaaaggatcctagactccaagaaagtgggtcaacaagtcaaatacttggttaaatggaaagggtatggaccagaggataacacatgggagcccaaggcccacttagccaatgcccctgaaaaattggctaagtttcaccgtgaacatccagaggcagctggaccttaa